A DNA window from Drosophila virilis strain 15010-1051.87 chromosome 4, Dvir_AGI_RSII-ME, whole genome shotgun sequence contains the following coding sequences:
- the Mhc gene encoding myosin heavy chain, muscle isoform X9, with product MPKPAASQEDEDPTPYLFVSLEQRRIDQSKPYDSKKSCWVPDEKEGYLLGEIKATKGDIVSVGLPGGETKDFKKDQLQQVNPPKYEKAEDMSNLTYLNDASVLHNLRQRYYNKLIYTYSGLFCVAINPYKRYPVYTNRCAKMYRGKRRNEVPPHIFAISDGAYVDMLTNHVNQSMLITGESGAGKTENTKKVIAYFATVGASGKKDESQKNKGSLEDQVVQTNPVLEAFGNAKTVRNDNSSRFGKFIRIHFGPSGKLAGADIETYLLEKARVISQQSLERSYHIFYQIMSGAVAGVKDMCLLSDNIYDYFNVSQGKVTVPSIDDSEEFQLADQAFDILGFTKQEKEDVYKITAAVMHMGGMKFKQRGREEQAEQDGEEEGGRVSKLFGCDTAELYKNLLKPRIKVGNEFVTQGRNVQQVTNSIGALCKGVFDRLFKWLVKKCNETLDTKQKRQHFIGVLDIAGFEIFDYNGFEQLCINFTNEKLQQFFNHHMFVLEQEEYKKEGIEWAFIDFGMDLLACIDLIEKPMGILSILEEESMFPKATDQTFSEKLTNTHLGKSAPFQKPKPPKPGQQAAHFAIGHYAGVVAYNITGWLEKNKDPLNDTVVDQFKKSQNKLLIEIFADHPGQSGGGEQAKGGRGKKGGGFATVSSAYKEQLNSLMTTLRSTQPHFVRCIIPNEMKQPGMVDAHLVMHQLTCNGVLEGIRICRKGFPNRMVYPDFKMRYMILAPAAMAAEKLPKNAATKCLEAVGLDQDLYRIGNTKVFFRAGVLGQMEEFRDERLGKIMSWMQAWARGYLSRRGFKKLQEQRVALKVVQRNLRKYLQLRTWPWYKLWQKIKPLLNVSRIEDEIARLEEKAKKAEELHAAEVKVRKELEVLNAKLLAEKTALLDSLSGEKGQLQDFQERNAKLTAQKNDLENQLRDIQERLTQEEDARNQLFQQKKKADQEISGLKKDIEDLELSVQKAEQDKATKDHQIRNLNDEIAHQDELINKLNKEKKMQGESNQKTGEELQAAEDKINHLNKVKAKLEQTLDELEDSLEREKKVRGDVEKSKRKVEGDLKLTQEAVSDLERNKKELEQTIQRKDKELSSITAKLEDEQVVVGKHQRQIKELQARIEELEEEVEAERQARAKAEKQRADLARELEELGERLEEAGGATSAQIELNKKREAELSKLRRDLEEANIQHESTLANLRKKHNDAVAEMAEQVDQLNKLKAKAEKEKNEYYGQLNDLRAGVDHITNEKAAQEKIAKQLQHTLNEVQSKLDETNRTLNDFDASKKKLSIENSDLLRQLEEAESQVSQLSKIKISLTTQLEDTKRLADEESRERATLLGKFRNLEHDLDNLREQVEEEAEGKADLQRQLSKANAEAQVWRSKYESDGVARSEELEEAKRKLQARLAEAEETIESLNQKCIGLEKTKQRLSTEVEDLQLEVDRANAIANAAEKKQKAFDKIIGEWKLKVDDLAAELDASQKECRNYSTELFRLKGAYEEGQEQLEAVRRENKNLADEVKDLLDQIGEGGRNIHEIEKARKRLEAEKDELQAALEEAEAALEQEENKVLRAQLELSQVRQEIDRRIQEKEEEFENTRKNHQRALDSMQASLEAEAKGKAEALRMKKKLEADINELEIALDHANKANAEAQKNIKRYQQQLKDIQTALEEEQRARDDAREQLGISERRANALQNELEESRTLLEQADRGRRQAEQELADAHEQLNEVSAQNASISAAKRKLESELQTLHSDLDELLNEAKNSEEKAKKAMVDAARLADELRAEQDHAQTQEKLRKALEQQIKELQVRLDEAEANALKGGKKAIQKLEQRVRELENELDGEQRRHADAQKNLRKSERRIKELSFQSEEDRKNHERMQDLVDKLQQKIKTYKRQIEEAEEIAALNLAKFRKAQQELEEAEERADLAEQAISKFRAKGRAGSVGRGASPAPRATSVRPQFDGLAFPPRFDLAPENEF from the exons ATGCCGAAGCCAGCTGCCAGCCAGGAGGATGAGGATCCCACCCCATACCTGTTCGTGTCTTTGGAACAAAGACGTATCGATCAATCGAAACCCTATGATTCGAAGAAGAGTTGTTGGGTGCCCGATGAGAAGGAGGGTTATCTTCTTGGTGAGATCAAGGCCACCAAGGGCGATATCGTCTCCGTCGGTCTGCCTGGTGGAGAG ACGAAAGACTTCAAGAAAGATCAGCTCCAGCAGGTGAACCCTCCGAAATACGAAAAAGCTGAGGATATGTCTAACTTGACATACCTTAACGATGCCTCTGTGCTCCATAACTTGAGGCAGAGATATTACAACAAGCTCATCTAT ACCTACTCCGGTCTTTTCTGCGTTGCCATCAATCCCTATAAGCGCTACCCCGTCTATACCAACCGTTGCGCTAAGATGTACCGTGGTAAGCGCCGTAATGAAGTGCCACCCcatatttttgccatttctgaCGGTGCCTACGTCGACATGTTGACCAACCACGTGAATCAATCTATGTTGATTACCGGTGAGTCTGGTgctggtaagactgagaacACGAAGAAGGTCATTGCGTACTTCGCCACTGTTGGCGCTTCTGGCAAGAAGGATGAGTCGCAGAAGAACAAGGGCTCCCTGGAAGATCAGGTTGTGCAAACCAATCCTGTGCTTGAGGCCTTCGGTAACGCCAAGACCGTGCGTAACGATAACTCCTCTCGTTTC GGTAAATTCATCCGTATTCATTTCGGTCCATCTGGTAAACTGGCTGGTGCTGATATTGAGACCT ATCTGTTGGAGAAGGCTCGTGTCATCTCTCAGCAGTCCCTGGAGCGCTCCTACCATATCTTCTACCAGATTATGTCCGGTGCCGTTGCTGGTGTCAaag ACATGTGCTTGCTCTCTGATAACATTTACGACTACTTTAACGTATCCCAGGGCAAGGTCACTGTGCCCAGTATCGATGACTCTGAGGAATTCCAGCTGGCAGAT CAAGCTTTCGACATCTTGGGCTTCACCAAGCAGGAGAAGGAGGATGTGTACAAGATCACCGCCGCTGTCATGCATATGGGTGGCATGAAGTTCAAGCAACGTGGTCGCGAGGAGCAGGCTGAACAGGATGGTGAGGAGGAGGGTGGCCGTGTGTCTAAGCTGTTCGGCTGCGACACCGCTGAGCTGTACAAGAACTTGCTCAAGCCCCGCATCAAGGTCGGTAACGAGTTCGTCACCCAGGGCCGTAACGTCCAGCAGGTCACCAACTCCATTGGTGCTCTGTGCAAGGGTGTCTTCGATCGTCTCTTCAAATGGCTGGTCAAGAAGTGTAACGAGACTCTGGATACCAAGCAGAAGCGTCAGCATTTCATTGGTGTACTGGATATTGCTGGTTTTGAAATCTTCGAC TACAACGGTTTCGAGCAACTGTGTATTAACTTCACCAACGAGAAGTTGCAACAATTCTTCAACCATCACATGTTCGTTTTGGAGCAAGAAGAATACAAGAAGGAAGGTATTGAATGGGCCTTCATCGATTTCGGTATGGACTTGTTGGCCTGTATTGATTTGATTGAAAAG CCTATGGGTATCTTGTCGATTCTTGAGGAAGAGTCTATGTTCCCCAAGGCCACCGATCAGACCTTCTCGGAGAAGCTGACCAACACCCATTTGGGCAAGTCGGCTCCATTCCAGAAGCCCAAGCCACCAAAGCCCGGCCAGCAGGCAGCTCACTTTGCCATCGGCCATTATGCTGGTGTTGTCGCCTATAACATCACCGGTTGGTTGGAGAAGAACAAGGATCCCCTGAACGACACTGTTGTCGATCAGTTCAAGAAGTCGCAGAACAAACTGCTCATCGAAATCTTCGCTGATCACCCCGGCCAGTCCGGCGGCGGTGAACAGGCCAAGGGCGGTCGTGGCAAGAAGGGCGGTGGCTTCGCCACTGTCTCGTCTGCCTACAAGGAGCAGTTGAACAGCTTGATGACAACTCTGCGCTCGACACAGCCTCACTTCGTCCGTTGCATCATTCCCAATGAAATGAAACAGCCTGGCATGGTTGATGCTCACTTGGTTATGCACCAGCTGACTTGTAACGGTGTGCTTGAAGGTATCCGTATTTGCCGTAAAGGTTTCCCCAACAGAATGGTCTACCCCGACTTCAAGATGCG TTATATGATTCTGGCACCCGCTGCTATGGCAGCTGAAAAGCTGCCTAAGAACGCTGCCACCAAGTGTTTGGAAGCCGTTGGACTGGACCAAGACTTGTATCGCATTGGTAACACCAAG GTGTTCTTCCGTGCCGGTGTCCTGGGTCAGATGGAGGAGTTCCGTGATGAGCGTCTCGGCAAGATCATGTCCTGGATGCAGGCCTGGGCCCGCGGTTATCTGTCCCGCAGAGGCTTCAAGAAGCTGCAGGAGCAGCGTGTCGCCCTCAAGGTTGTCCAGCGCAATCTGCGCAAATACCTGCAGCTGCGTACCTGGCCCTGGTACAAACTGTGGCAGAAGATCAAGCCTCTGCTCAACGTCAGCCGCATTGAGGACGAAATTGCC CGTCTGGAGGAGAAGGCCAAGAAGGCTGAGGAACTGCATGCCGCTGAAGTGAAAGTGCGCAAGGAGTTGGAGGTCTTGAACGCCAAACTGTTGGCCGAGAAGACCGCCCTGCTGGACTCCCTGTCCGGCGAGAAGGGTCAGCTGCAGGACTTCCAGGAGCGCAACGCTAAGTTGACCGCCCAGAAGAACGACCTCGAGAACCAGCTGCGC GACATTCAAGAGCGCCTGACTCAGGAGGAAGATGCCCGCAACCAGCTGTtccagcagaagaagaaggcCGATCAGGAGATCTCTGGCCTGAAGAAGGACATCGAGGATCTGGAATTGAGCGTCCAGAAGGCCGAACAGGATAAGGCCACCAAGGATCACCAGATCCGCAACTTGAACGACGAGATCGCCCACCAGGATGAGCTCATCAACAAGTTGAACAAGGAGAAGAAGATGCAGGGTGAGAGCAACCAGAAGACTGGTGAGGAACTGCAGGCCGCTGAGGACAAGATTAACCACTTGAACAAGGTTAAGGCCAAGCTCGAGCAGACTCTCGATGAGCTCGAGGATTCGCTGGAGCGCGAGAAGAAGGTGCGCGGCGATGTTGAGAAGTCTAAGCGCAAGGTTGAGGGTGACCTCAAGCTGACCCAGGAGGCTGTTTCCGATCTGGAGCGCAACAAGAAGGAGTTGGAGCAGACCATCCAGCGTAAGGACAAGGAATTGTCCTCCATCACCGCCAAGCTGGAAGATGAGCAGGTCGTTGTTGGCAAACACCAGCGCCAGATCAAGGAACTGCAGGCCCGCATTGAAGAGCTCGAGGAGGAGGTCGAGGCCGAGCGTCAGGCCCGCGCCAAGGCTGAGAAGCAGCGCGCCGATTTGGCCCGCGAACTCGAGGAATTGGGTGAGCGTCTGGAGGAGGCTGGCGGTGCCACCTCTGCCCAGATTGAGCTGAACAAGAAGCGTGAGGCTGAGCTGAGCAAACTGCGTCGCGATCTTGAGGAAGCCAACATCCAGCACGAATCCACCCTGGCCAACCTGCGCAAGAAGCACAACGATGCCGTCGCTGAGATGGCCGAACAGGTTGATCAGCTCAACAAGCTGAAGGCCAA GGCTGAGAAGGAGAAGAACGAGTACTACGGCCAGCTGAACGATCTGCGTGCCGGTGTTGATCACATTACCAACGAGAAG GCTGCCCAGGAGAAGATCgccaagcagctgcagcatacCCTCAACGAGGTCCAGTCCAAATTGGATGAGACCAACAGGACTCTGAACGATTTCGATGCCAGCAAGAAGAAGCTGTCCATTGAGAACTCCGATCTGTTGCGTCAATTGGAGGAAGCCGAGTCTCAGGTGTCGCAGCTGTCCAAGATCAAGATCTCCTTGACCACCCAGCTGGAAGATACCAAGCGTTTGGCCGATGAGGAGTCTCGCGAACGCGCCACCCTTTTGGGCAAGTTCCGCAACTTGGAGCACGACCTCGACAACTTGCGCGAGCAGGTTGAGGAGGAGGCTGAGGGCAAGGCTGATTTGCAGCGTCAACTCAGCAAGGCTAACGCTGAGGCCCAGGTCTGGCGCAGCAAGTACGAGTCCGATGGTGTTGCCCGCTCTGAGGAGCTGGAGGAGGCCAAGAGGAAGCTGCAGGCCCGCCTTGCCGAGGCTGAGGAGACCATCGAGTCGCTCAACCAGAAGTGCATCGGCCTGGAGAAGACCAAGCAGCGCCTGTCCACCGAAGTCGAGGACTTGCAGCTGGAGGTCGACCGTGCCAATGCCATTGCCAACGCCGCCGAGAAGAAGCAGAAGGCCTTCGACAAGATCATTGGCGAATGGAAGCTTAAGGTTGATGACTTGGCCGCTGAGCTGGATGCCTCCCAGAAGGAGTGCCGCAACTACTCCACCGAGTTGTTCCGTCTTAAGGGTGCCTACGAGGAAGGCCAGGAACAGCTGGAGGCTGTGCGTCGTGAGAACAAGAACTTGGCCGATGAGGTTAAGGATCTGCTCGACCAAATCGGTGAGGGTGGCCGCAACATCCATGAAATCGAGAAGGCCCGCAAGCGCCTGGAAGCCGAAAAGGACGAGCTCCAGGCTGCTCTTGAGGAAGCCGAGGCTGCTCTCGAACAGGAGGAGAACAAGGTCCTCCGCGCTCAACTTGAGCTGTCCCAGGTGCGCCAGGAAATCGATCGCCGCATCCAGGAGAAGGAAGAGGAATTCGAGAATACCCGCAAGAACCACCAGCGCGCTCTCGACTCCATGCAAGCCTCCCTCGAAGCCGAAGCCAAGGGCAAGGCTGAGGCGCTGCGCATGAAGAAGAAGTTGGAAGCCGACATCAACGAATTGGAAATTGCTCTGGATCATGCCAACAAG GCTAACGCCGAGGCCCAGAAGAACATCAAGCGCTACCAACAGCAGCTCAAGGACATCCAGACTGCCCTTGAGGAAGAACAGAGAGCCCGCGATGATGCCCGCGAACAGCTGGGTATCTCCGAGCGTCGTGCCAACGCTCTGCAGAACGAACTGGAAGAGTCTCGCACTCTGCTGGAGCAGGCCGATCGCGGTCGTCGCCAGGCCGAGCAAGAGCTGGCCGATGCCCACGAACAGCTGAACGAAGTTTCCGCCCAGAACGCTTCCATCTCCGCTGCCAAGAGGAAATTGGAGTCTGAGCTGCAGACCCTGCACTCTGACCTGGATGAGCTCCTGAACGAAGCCAAGAACTCCGAGGAGAAGGCCAAGAAGGCTATGGTTGATGCTGCCCGCCTGGCTGATGAGCTCCGCGCTGAGCAGGATCATGCCCAGACCCAGGAGAAATTGAGAAAGGCCCTGGAACAGCAGATCAAGGAATTGCAGGTGCGTCTGGATGAGGCTGAGGCCAATGCCCTTAAGGGTGGCAAGAAGGCTATCCAGAAATTGGAGCAGCGCGTCCGCGAGCTCGAGAACGAGCTGGATGGTGAGCAGAGAAGACACGCCGATGCCCAGAAGAACTTGCGCAAATCTGAGCGCCGCATCAAGGAGTTGAGCTTCCAGTCTGAGGAGGACCGCAAGAACCACGAACGCATGCAGGATCTGGTCGATAAGCTGCAACAGAAGATCAAGACATACAAGAGGCAGATCGAGGAAGCCGAGGAAATCGCTGCCCTCAACTTGGCCAAATTCCGCAAGGCCCAGCAGGAGCTCGAGGAAGCCGAGGAGCGTGCCGATCTGGCTGAGCAGGCAATTAGCAAATTCCGCGCCAAGGGACGTGCCGGTTCTGTCGGTCGTGGTGCCAGCCCAGCG CCCCGTGCGACATCCGTTAGGCCACAATTCGACGGATTGGCTTTCCCACCAAGATTCGACCTTGCTCCTGAAAACGAATTCTAA